The following proteins are encoded in a genomic region of Haloarcula salinisoli:
- a CDS encoding FlaD/FlaE family flagellar protein — MSSFALVPTLQALAPDVAALVPALVVLLSGGLVGMSIKNMFDSIMSDDESDDDSGGGDDMGGGGLMGDDGGGGDGGDDLGGLGGLDDDGDDMGGFGDDEFGDMEDATGPDTDELEHRLDELENEVGSLSSTVNTVRTENESISESVDEVQENVRKLLDIYEMVTRGVNPFADDVDAGMGGGGMGDGSFGLFDDDGGDEEGEDIDDDVASADAEGFFDEDLVEDDGMAMDDEMSMDEGDTDDMFGDDLDDGFEDDGGEFDEEFEEEDDMSMDDGLDMDEEESDDGDSDGGKSFAELKDEYESGDAEWADGEEPEDDGDDLLEDDEELLDDGDDALDGDGFDADESGLEDDDLFDEVIEDEGEEAEAGGMDAVEAEPEPEPEPEPEPEPAAEPEPEPEPVAEPEPEPTTDATPDTDDESDDGKPYLATMPEGFAADLIIIEWLEFLTSQAGYRETSRAIDYYETIGWIDQSVADDLADYLRGFDDVADSGDGLTIDHHTESLRYISQLDEDSGAEAVALSKLVGGGSDGIQR, encoded by the coding sequence ATGAGTAGTTTCGCTCTCGTGCCGACGCTACAGGCACTCGCTCCGGACGTGGCCGCGCTGGTCCCAGCGCTCGTCGTGCTGCTGTCCGGGGGCCTGGTCGGGATGAGTATCAAGAATATGTTCGACTCGATTATGTCGGACGACGAGAGCGACGACGACAGCGGTGGCGGTGACGATATGGGTGGCGGCGGGCTGATGGGCGACGACGGCGGCGGTGGCGACGGCGGCGACGACCTCGGTGGGCTGGGCGGCCTCGACGACGACGGCGACGACATGGGCGGGTTCGGCGACGACGAGTTCGGCGACATGGAGGACGCTACCGGTCCCGACACCGACGAGCTGGAACACCGGCTCGACGAACTGGAAAACGAGGTCGGGAGCCTCTCCTCGACGGTCAACACCGTCCGGACGGAGAACGAATCCATCTCCGAATCCGTCGACGAAGTCCAGGAGAACGTCCGGAAGCTGCTCGACATCTACGAGATGGTCACGCGCGGCGTGAACCCCTTCGCCGACGACGTCGACGCCGGGATGGGTGGTGGCGGCATGGGCGATGGCTCCTTCGGTCTCTTCGACGACGACGGCGGCGACGAGGAGGGCGAGGACATCGACGACGACGTCGCCAGCGCCGACGCTGAGGGCTTCTTCGACGAGGACCTCGTCGAGGACGACGGGATGGCGATGGACGACGAGATGTCCATGGACGAGGGCGACACCGACGATATGTTCGGCGACGACCTCGACGACGGCTTCGAGGACGATGGCGGCGAGTTCGACGAGGAGTTCGAGGAGGAAGACGACATGAGTATGGACGACGGGCTCGATATGGACGAGGAGGAAAGCGACGACGGAGATTCTGACGGCGGCAAGTCCTTCGCGGAGCTAAAAGACGAGTACGAGTCGGGCGACGCAGAGTGGGCCGACGGCGAAGAGCCCGAGGACGACGGCGACGACCTGCTGGAGGACGACGAGGAGCTGCTGGACGACGGCGACGACGCCCTCGACGGCGACGGCTTCGACGCCGACGAGAGTGGCCTCGAGGACGACGACCTCTTCGACGAGGTCATCGAGGACGAGGGCGAGGAGGCCGAGGCTGGCGGGATGGACGCCGTCGAAGCGGAGCCGGAACCAGAACCGGAGCCCGAACCGGAACCAGAACCCGCGGCTGAGCCCGAGCCGGAGCCTGAACCTGTCGCCGAGCCGGAACCCGAACCGACGACCGACGCCACGCCGGACACGGACGACGAGAGCGACGACGGCAAACCCTACCTGGCGACGATGCCGGAGGGCTTTGCGGCGGACCTGATAATCATCGAGTGGCTGGAGTTCCTGACGAGTCAGGCCGGCTACCGCGAGACGTCCCGTGCGATAGACTACTACGAGACCATCGGCTGGATCGACCAGTCCGTGGCCGACGACCTCGCGGACTACCTGCGGGGCTTCGACGACGTGGCGGATTCCGGCGACGGTCTCACCATCGACCACCACACCGAGAGCCTGCGTTACATCTCGCAACTCGACGAGGACAGCGGGGCCGAAGCCGTCGCGCTCTCGAAGCTCGTGGGAGGTGGCTCGGATGGGATTCAGCGTTAG
- a CDS encoding flagellin: MGFSVSGSAALIFVAAFIGFGMFYSAAANSTEMVNDAREDRSDRQLERTNTEIEITTVNYNATSNYLNVTVDNTGATELAVSDVDVLVDNSYQTGYRTAVEGDTGTDLWLPRETLAINTTVDTTPSAVKIVTGPGVAATEVV; the protein is encoded by the coding sequence ATGGGATTCAGCGTTAGCGGCTCGGCTGCCCTCATCTTCGTGGCCGCCTTCATCGGCTTCGGGATGTTCTACTCGGCGGCGGCAAACAGCACCGAGATGGTCAACGACGCCCGCGAAGACCGCTCGGACCGGCAGCTCGAACGGACCAACACCGAAATAGAAATTACCACTGTGAACTACAACGCGACCTCGAACTACCTGAACGTCACCGTCGACAACACCGGTGCGACGGAACTCGCCGTCAGTGACGTCGACGTCCTCGTCGACAACAGCTACCAGACCGGCTACCGGACGGCCGTCGAGGGCGACACAGGGACGGACCTCTGGCTCCCGCGAGAGACGCTGGCTATCAACACGACGGTCGATACGACGCCCAGCGCCGTGAAAATCGTCACTGGCCCCGGCGTCGCCGCGACGGAGGTGGTCTGA
- a CDS encoding flagellar protein G, which produces MASVSASHLILFIASMMIAASVAGVFTDSIGQLSGAISEQGFDVSSDVRTDVEVISDSGSDAIYNDTTGNITLYIKNTGTERLAADPGVLDVLVDGQFVTDYTVTRADGDGAWRPGTVVRLDIQQPLTLGTDHRVQLTVNGDEEVFEFRT; this is translated from the coding sequence GTGGCGAGCGTCTCTGCGTCCCACCTGATACTCTTCATCGCCTCGATGATGATCGCCGCGAGCGTCGCCGGCGTGTTCACCGACAGCATCGGCCAGCTGAGCGGCGCCATCTCCGAGCAAGGGTTCGACGTCAGCAGCGACGTCCGGACCGACGTGGAGGTGATATCCGACAGCGGGAGCGACGCCATCTACAACGACACGACCGGAAACATCACGCTGTACATCAAAAACACCGGGACGGAGCGCCTGGCTGCCGACCCCGGCGTGCTGGACGTCCTCGTCGACGGCCAGTTCGTCACCGACTACACGGTGACCCGCGCCGACGGCGACGGCGCCTGGCGGCCCGGTACCGTCGTCCGACTGGACATCCAGCAGCCGCTGACCCTGGGTACGGACCACCGGGTCCAGCTCACCGTCAACGGTGACGAGGAGGTGTTTGAATTCCGAACATGA
- a CDS encoding ATPase domain-containing protein produces the protein MSIASTDLFSLGLDDHDRLNKELGGGIPPGSIILVEGDYGAGKSAMSQRFTYGLCEEGHDVTYLSTELTVGSFLDQMHSLSYDMVDHMLDENVLFLHADIGDSNTFSGNDEKQERKELLRRLMEAEVMWDADVIVIDTFDAILRNDPKFEALVRQNDERQAALEIISYFRDIISEGKCIMITVDPSTLDEEAIGPFRAIADVFIELEMIEVGNDTRRQINVLRFAGMGEQVGDTIGFSVRSGTGIVIESRSVA, from the coding sequence ATGAGTATCGCAAGTACTGACCTGTTTTCGCTCGGACTGGACGACCACGACCGACTGAACAAGGAACTGGGTGGCGGTATCCCACCGGGCAGTATCATCCTCGTCGAGGGAGACTACGGGGCCGGCAAGTCCGCCATGAGCCAGCGCTTTACCTACGGGCTCTGTGAGGAGGGTCACGACGTGACCTACCTCTCGACCGAGCTCACCGTCGGGAGCTTCCTCGACCAGATGCACTCGCTGTCCTACGACATGGTCGACCATATGCTGGACGAGAACGTCCTGTTCCTCCACGCCGACATCGGGGACTCGAACACCTTCTCCGGAAACGACGAGAAACAGGAGCGCAAGGAGCTGCTCCGCCGGCTGATGGAGGCCGAGGTCATGTGGGACGCCGACGTCATCGTCATCGACACCTTCGACGCTATCCTGCGCAACGACCCCAAGTTCGAGGCCCTGGTCCGCCAGAACGACGAGCGCCAGGCCGCTCTGGAGATCATCTCCTATTTCCGTGACATCATCTCGGAGGGAAAGTGCATCATGATAACCGTCGACCCGTCGACGCTGGACGAGGAGGCAATCGGCCCGTTCCGCGCCATCGCCGACGTGTTCATCGAACTCGAGATGATCGAGGTCGGCAACGATACCCGCCGCCAGATTAACGTCCTCCGCTTTGCGGGCATGGGCGAGCAGGTGGGTGACACCATCGGCTTCTCGGTGCGTTCGGGCACTGGTATCGTCATCGAATCGCGGAGCGTCGCCTAA
- a CDS encoding type II/IV secretion system ATPase subunit, whose protein sequence is MTDHGRAKPSDELRQIAARRPHLRDHLKKFKQITGEFPMLIDEADGEYESDRPNVLYPVGGPIFCHVYGDIGQDTKYYAIEPELDEDEGVVFDKVRNRLLQKSVNKPAPESESEYDDRIEELLQETTRIRNEDSDSGVLTRLQNITDVGSVEVTQSTYENILYRLNRDIVGLGPLEPVMRDPANEDIHVIGRSECHVDHGVYGMLQTTVEWQSEEAFDQWLRNMGERMGDPVSDSDPIVDSTLPDGSRLNLIYSDDVSLKGPSLTIRQGDEIPLSIFQITKWMTLSPELAAYLWLCLENEQTVFVVGETASGKTTTLNAITSFIPDDAKIYTAEDTAEVLPPHNTWQQLLTREGEDEGTSIDMFDLVAAALRSRPDYIIVGEVRGEEGRMAFQAAQTGHPVMLTFHASDIVSMIQRFTGEPINVPETFMDVADVALFQNRVKQGDKVLRRVTSVQEIEGYSKEMDGVVTRQVFNWDPVEDEIVFQGMNNSFVLEEQIATLLGYEDTRDIYDDLRFRADMIERAIQEGITGYHEVNDFISDFQRDGVEGIPFNISRPD, encoded by the coding sequence ATGACCGACCACGGACGTGCGAAACCATCGGACGAACTGCGCCAGATTGCAGCCCGGCGGCCCCACCTGCGGGACCACCTCAAGAAGTTCAAGCAGATTACCGGTGAGTTCCCGATGCTCATCGACGAGGCCGACGGCGAGTACGAGTCCGACCGGCCCAACGTCCTCTACCCGGTCGGTGGCCCCATCTTCTGTCACGTCTACGGCGACATCGGCCAGGACACGAAGTACTACGCCATCGAACCCGAACTCGACGAGGACGAGGGCGTCGTCTTCGACAAGGTGCGCAACCGGTTGCTCCAGAAGAGCGTCAACAAGCCCGCCCCCGAGAGCGAGTCGGAGTACGACGACCGCATCGAGGAACTCCTCCAGGAGACCACCCGCATCCGCAACGAGGACAGCGACAGCGGCGTGCTGACCCGGCTCCAGAACATCACCGACGTCGGCAGCGTCGAGGTGACCCAGTCGACCTACGAGAACATCCTCTACCGTCTCAACCGCGACATCGTCGGTCTGGGCCCGCTCGAACCGGTGATGCGCGACCCGGCCAACGAGGACATTCACGTCATCGGCCGCAGCGAGTGTCACGTCGACCACGGCGTCTACGGGATGCTCCAGACCACCGTCGAGTGGCAAAGCGAGGAGGCCTTCGACCAGTGGCTGCGCAACATGGGCGAACGGATGGGCGACCCCGTCAGTGACTCCGACCCCATCGTCGACTCCACCCTGCCCGATGGCTCGCGTCTGAACCTCATCTACTCCGACGACGTGAGCCTGAAAGGCCCCTCGCTCACCATCCGTCAGGGCGACGAGATACCCCTCTCCATCTTCCAGATTACGAAGTGGATGACCCTCTCGCCCGAGCTGGCGGCGTATCTGTGGCTCTGTCTCGAAAACGAGCAGACGGTCTTCGTCGTCGGGGAGACGGCCTCGGGAAAGACGACGACGCTGAACGCCATCACCTCGTTCATCCCCGACGACGCCAAGATATACACCGCGGAGGACACCGCCGAGGTGCTGCCCCCGCACAACACCTGGCAGCAGCTCCTGACCCGTGAAGGGGAGGACGAGGGGACGAGCATCGACATGTTCGACCTCGTCGCCGCCGCGCTGCGGTCCCGCCCCGACTACATCATCGTGGGTGAGGTTCGTGGGGAAGAGGGGCGGATGGCCTTCCAGGCCGCCCAGACCGGCCACCCTGTGATGCTGACCTTCCACGCCAGCGACATCGTCTCGATGATTCAGCGTTTCACCGGCGAACCCATCAACGTCCCCGAGACGTTCATGGACGTCGCCGACGTGGCGCTGTTCCAGAACCGCGTCAAGCAGGGTGACAAGGTCCTGCGCCGGGTCACCTCGGTGCAGGAGATAGAGGGGTACTCCAAGGAGATGGACGGCGTCGTCACCCGGCAGGTGTTCAACTGGGACCCCGTCGAGGACGAGATTGTCTTCCAGGGGATGAACAACTCCTTCGTCCTCGAAGAGCAGATCGCGACGCTGCTGGGCTACGAGGACACGCGTGACATCTACGACGACCTCCGGTTCCGCGCCGACATGATAGAACGTGCCATCCAGGAGGGCATCACCGGCTACCACGAGGTCAACGACTTCATCTCGGACTTCCAGCGTGACGGCGTCGAAGGGATTCCGTTCAACATCTCCCGACCCGACTGA
- the flaJ gene encoding archaellar assembly protein FlaJ, translated as MAQSEADSGIELTITETVQGLVESYRQMTIPLERYLFFILIPSIVFFLLSAVAAVLLDLPMMVRAPIPLLGFLAMTSAIFYPKILLSQRKRELNNRFHLMITHMTVLATTKIDRMEVFRTLAQEDEYGELAMEMHRIVQLVDTWNQSLDDACRRRAKQVPSEAFADFLDRLAYTLGAGQSLEDYLLSEQEQIIQHYTTVYRSSLDSLEVMKDLYLSMVLSMTFALVFAVVLPVLTGTNPTMTVSAVIVMYIFVQSGFYLAIRSMAPYDPVWFHPEEYPSPIEERLDKSMYVGVGLSAVLLFITLGGMFGVSPIALEDIFFFLDSVPLPFYAVVPITPMVIPGIVFRQEEQRVKSRDEAYPSFIRALGATEGAKQSTTGQVLRTLRKKDFGALTPNIDDLYKRLNMRIEPTAAWRFFTADCRSYLIQTFSEMYLIGREMGGSPKQLGELIAANMNQVLQLRQKRKQATTTMVGLLYGITAASTFAFFIGLQVVNILADMSLDLNAGSRLDVNSLINTSVYNIPLIEFLLVVIIMFSAMLSALMIRTIDGGHKANTYLHFVLLSWIGGVTGTFTKWMVSQFLSI; from the coding sequence ATGGCCCAGAGCGAAGCAGATAGCGGCATCGAACTGACGATTACCGAGACCGTCCAGGGGCTCGTCGAGTCGTACCGCCAGATGACGATTCCCCTGGAACGGTACCTCTTCTTTATCCTGATTCCGTCCATCGTGTTTTTCCTCCTCTCGGCGGTGGCAGCCGTCCTGCTCGACCTGCCGATGATGGTCCGGGCGCCCATCCCGCTGCTTGGCTTCCTGGCGATGACCTCCGCCATCTTCTACCCGAAAATCCTGCTCTCACAGCGCAAGCGCGAGCTCAACAACCGCTTTCACCTCATGATTACCCACATGACGGTGCTGGCGACGACGAAGATCGACCGCATGGAGGTGTTCCGCACGCTGGCTCAGGAAGACGAGTACGGCGAACTCGCCATGGAGATGCACCGTATTGTCCAGCTGGTCGACACCTGGAACCAGAGCTTAGACGACGCCTGCCGCCGCCGCGCCAAGCAGGTGCCAAGCGAGGCCTTCGCCGATTTCCTCGACCGACTCGCCTACACGCTCGGGGCCGGGCAGTCCCTGGAGGACTATCTGCTCTCCGAGCAAGAACAGATAATCCAGCACTACACGACGGTCTATCGCTCCTCGCTCGACAGTCTGGAGGTCATGAAGGACCTCTACCTTTCGATGGTCCTCTCGATGACGTTCGCGCTGGTCTTCGCCGTCGTCCTGCCGGTGCTGACGGGGACGAACCCGACGATGACCGTCAGCGCCGTCATCGTGATGTACATCTTCGTCCAGTCCGGGTTCTATCTCGCCATCAGGTCGATGGCGCCCTACGACCCGGTGTGGTTCCACCCCGAGGAGTACCCCTCCCCCATCGAGGAGCGCCTCGACAAATCGATGTACGTGGGTGTCGGGCTCTCCGCGGTCTTGCTGTTCATCACGCTCGGCGGGATGTTCGGCGTCTCGCCCATCGCGCTCGAGGACATCTTCTTCTTCCTCGATTCGGTTCCGCTGCCGTTCTACGCCGTCGTCCCAATCACGCCGATGGTCATCCCCGGCATCGTCTTCCGGCAGGAGGAACAGCGGGTCAAGAGCCGCGACGAGGCCTACCCGAGTTTCATCCGCGCGCTCGGCGCGACCGAGGGCGCGAAACAGTCGACCACCGGACAGGTGCTTCGCACACTCCGGAAGAAGGACTTCGGGGCGCTGACCCCGAACATCGACGACCTCTACAAGCGGCTCAACATGCGTATCGAACCGACTGCCGCGTGGCGCTTTTTCACCGCCGACTGTCGCTCCTATCTCATCCAGACGTTCTCCGAGATGTACCTCATCGGCCGCGAGATGGGTGGCTCGCCCAAACAGCTCGGGGAACTCATCGCCGCCAACATGAACCAGGTGCTCCAGCTGCGCCAGAAGCGGAAACAGGCCACCACGACGATGGTCGGCCTGCTGTACGGGATTACCGCCGCCTCGACCTTCGCCTTCTTCATCGGCCTCCAGGTCGTCAACATCCTCGCCGATATGTCCCTAGACCTCAACGCTGGCAGCCGACTGGACGTCAACTCCCTCATCAACACCAGCGTCTACAACATCCCGCTCATCGAGTTCCTGCTCGTCGTCATTATCATGTTCTCGGCCATGCTGTCGGCCCTGATGATTCGAACCATCGACGGCGGCCACAAGGCCAACACCTATCTGCACTTCGTGTTGCTGTCCTGGATTGGCGGGGTGACGGGCACCTTCACGAAGTGGATGGTGTCGCAGTTTCTCTCCATATAG
- a CDS encoding urease accessory protein UreF → MTASAALLTALRLSDSMLPVGTYTASYGVEQYLNEGDIETADELGDLVEGYLRGVIGPAEIVALGHAHRSAAAGDIDGVLAADERLSAATLPSEFRDSSTKAGAKLLDLLTEIDEGLFAGADTTGLVAAYTEACEDGRTAGHYPVALGVVCQQAGLDAREAALVSAYGSVTGLLGAAQRLGRFGHTAIQTQLSRLFPVLESVCERYHDAELTAMCSFAPLADVRGMAHERADRRLFMS, encoded by the coding sequence ATGACCGCCTCGGCGGCGTTGCTGACGGCACTGCGACTGTCGGATTCGATGCTCCCCGTCGGAACGTACACCGCCTCCTACGGCGTCGAACAGTACCTCAACGAGGGCGACATCGAGACGGCCGACGAACTGGGCGACCTCGTCGAAGGGTATCTCCGTGGTGTTATCGGCCCCGCGGAGATCGTCGCACTCGGCCACGCCCACCGGTCGGCGGCCGCGGGCGACATCGACGGCGTGCTGGCGGCCGACGAGCGCCTCTCGGCGGCGACGCTGCCGTCGGAGTTCCGGGACAGCTCGACGAAGGCCGGGGCGAAACTGCTGGACCTCCTGACCGAAATCGACGAGGGGCTCTTCGCCGGGGCCGACACCACCGGGCTGGTCGCGGCGTACACCGAGGCCTGCGAAGACGGCCGCACGGCGGGCCACTACCCCGTCGCGCTCGGCGTGGTCTGCCAGCAGGCCGGCCTCGACGCCCGTGAAGCGGCGCTGGTGAGTGCCTACGGGTCGGTCACCGGGTTGCTCGGCGCGGCCCAGCGGCTGGGACGGTTCGGCCACACGGCCATCCAGACCCAGCTCTCCCGGCTGTTTCCGGTGCTGGAATCCGTCTGTGAGCGGTATCACGACGCCGAACTCACGGCGATGTGTTCGTTCGCACCACTTGCCGACGTGCGAGGCATGGCACACGAACGGGCCGACAGACGGCTGTTCATGAGTTAG
- the ureE gene encoding urease accessory protein UreE, with amino-acid sequence MRRVDGVVGNVDDDPELADDVAAHEQAGTLETVVLDDTDRKRSRLRVTTEAGTDLGVLVDRPELTAGDVLVLEAELAVVVAFERREAFVVDLPSAVAASTAVELGHRIGNQHWDIAIEDGTLYVPVEADRDIIEDVLGPYLPAAATTRYETVDAERFVDGDGAPVNDDHGHGASHEHERSHEADHGHDHSHSHGDEHSHAHE; translated from the coding sequence ATGAGACGCGTCGACGGCGTCGTCGGCAACGTCGACGACGACCCCGAGCTGGCCGACGACGTTGCGGCCCACGAACAGGCTGGGACGCTGGAGACTGTCGTCCTCGACGACACCGACCGGAAGCGCTCCCGGCTCCGTGTGACGACGGAGGCCGGGACCGACCTCGGCGTCCTGGTCGACCGGCCGGAGCTCACGGCCGGCGACGTGCTGGTACTGGAGGCGGAGCTCGCCGTCGTCGTCGCCTTCGAGCGCCGGGAGGCGTTCGTCGTCGACCTCCCGTCCGCTGTAGCGGCGTCGACGGCGGTCGAGCTCGGCCATCGAATCGGCAACCAGCACTGGGATATCGCCATCGAGGACGGAACCCTCTACGTCCCGGTCGAGGCCGACCGCGACATCATCGAGGACGTCCTGGGGCCGTACCTCCCGGCAGCGGCGACGACCCGATACGAGACCGTCGACGCCGAGCGGTTCGTCGACGGCGACGGGGCGCCCGTGAACGACGACCACGGCCACGGAGCGAGCCACGAACACGAGCGTTCCCATGAAGCGGACCACGGCCACGACCACAGCCATTCGCACGGAGACGAACACAGCCATGCACACGAGTAG
- a CDS encoding urease accessory protein UreD, translating to MSTDSAPTGVPEAFREYGEQQLPQSPAFGHGKNGVADLVLAREGENPTRLLSDLVKVPYHLTGTLDTDPAPGLTTICLQEPTGGVLQGDRHALSVDARSGARGHVTTQSATKVHSMKANYAHLDATLVAESGAYLEYLPGPTILNEDARCLQTTTVELAPDATVVVGDVFVPDGLTDHEPFSFDHYHSRLEASVGDSLVCADAVDLRPDERDPRDPATVGEYGVVGTLYVFAPAADTDALADALHDRLADHTVAAGASVLTDGAGVTVRVLGDRSADVTGAVEAAWDESRAQLLGVGAPLEGRGR from the coding sequence GTGAGTACCGACAGCGCTCCCACCGGGGTACCGGAAGCGTTCCGCGAGTACGGCGAGCAACAGCTGCCACAGTCCCCGGCCTTTGGCCACGGCAAGAACGGGGTCGCCGACCTCGTGTTGGCCCGCGAGGGGGAGAATCCGACCCGGTTGCTGTCGGACCTCGTGAAGGTGCCGTACCACCTGACCGGCACCCTCGACACCGACCCCGCACCGGGACTGACGACGATCTGTCTCCAGGAACCGACGGGTGGCGTCCTCCAGGGCGACCGCCACGCGCTCAGTGTGGACGCTCGCTCGGGTGCGCGTGGGCACGTGACGACCCAGAGTGCGACGAAAGTCCACAGCATGAAGGCCAACTACGCACACCTGGACGCGACGCTGGTCGCCGAGTCCGGGGCCTATCTGGAGTATCTGCCCGGCCCGACCATCCTCAACGAGGACGCCCGGTGTCTCCAGACGACGACGGTCGAGCTGGCGCCGGACGCGACCGTCGTCGTCGGCGACGTGTTCGTCCCGGACGGCCTGACCGACCACGAACCGTTCAGTTTCGACCACTACCACAGCCGACTGGAAGCCAGCGTCGGGGACTCGCTGGTCTGTGCGGACGCCGTCGACCTCCGCCCCGACGAACGCGACCCCCGTGACCCGGCGACGGTCGGCGAGTACGGCGTCGTCGGGACGCTGTACGTCTTCGCACCCGCTGCCGACACCGACGCGCTCGCCGACGCGCTCCACGACCGACTCGCCGACCACACGGTCGCTGCCGGGGCGTCGGTGCTTACGGACGGCGCCGGCGTGACGGTCCGGGTACTGGGCGACCGGAGTGCCGACGTGACGGGCGCCGTCGAGGCGGCGTGGGACGAGTCCCGGGCGCAACTACTCGGCGTGGGTGCGCCACTGGAGGGCCGGGGGCGATGA
- the ureG gene encoding urease accessory protein UreG yields the protein MGYRDVAKVGLGGPVGSGKTALVQQLVPRLDDAGYEVGVIANDIMTQEDADRLRESFADRIPEELVAGVETGACPHTGIREDPSMNLAKIDEFTEAHPELDVVLIESGGDNLAATFNPELADYFMFVISVAEGDDIPRKRGPGVTQADLLVVNKTDLAPHVDVDLDVMRDDAEAVRGDEPTVFTDCKAQEGIDSVVESIERSVLFA from the coding sequence ATGGGGTACCGAGACGTTGCCAAGGTCGGGCTGGGCGGCCCCGTCGGGTCGGGGAAGACTGCCCTCGTCCAGCAACTGGTCCCGCGGCTCGACGACGCCGGCTACGAGGTCGGCGTCATCGCCAACGACATCATGACACAGGAGGACGCCGACCGGCTCCGGGAGTCCTTCGCGGACCGTATCCCCGAGGAGCTCGTCGCCGGCGTCGAGACCGGTGCCTGCCCACACACCGGCATCCGCGAGGACCCCTCGATGAACCTCGCGAAGATCGACGAGTTCACCGAGGCCCACCCGGAACTGGACGTCGTCCTCATCGAATCGGGGGGAGACAACCTCGCGGCGACGTTCAATCCCGAGCTGGCAGATTACTTCATGTTCGTCATCTCGGTCGCCGAGGGCGACGACATCCCGCGGAAACGCGGCCCCGGCGTCACCCAGGCGGACCTGCTGGTCGTCAACAAGACCGACCTCGCACCCCACGTCGACGTCGACCTCGACGTGATGCGGGACGACGCCGAGGCGGTCCGTGGCGACGAGCCGACCGTCTTCACGGACTGCAAGGCCCAGGAGGGAATCGACAGCGTCGTCGAGTCGATAGAACGGAGCGTTCTGTTCGCGTGA
- a CDS encoding urease subunit gamma, whose product MKLSPKDEERLTIFMAAELARRRKERDIKLNHPETVAYISDWVCERAREGMDVAEIRSEATSLLTREDVMEGVPEMVDMVQVEPTFPDGTKLVTVHDPIRGDSQEQVE is encoded by the coding sequence ATGAAACTCTCACCCAAGGACGAAGAACGACTCACCATCTTCATGGCGGCGGAGCTTGCCAGACGACGCAAGGAGCGGGATATCAAACTCAACCACCCGGAGACGGTGGCGTACATCTCCGACTGGGTCTGTGAACGGGCCCGTGAGGGGATGGACGTCGCCGAAATCCGCTCGGAGGCGACGAGCCTGCTGACCCGCGAGGACGTGATGGAGGGCGTCCCGGAGATGGTCGATATGGTACAGGTGGAGCCGACCTTCCCCGACGGGACGAAACTCGTGACGGTCCACGACCCGATTCGTGGAGACAGTCAGGAGCAAGTGGAGTAA